The genomic interval ATAGCGCGATATATGGGGGTGCAATATACTGTGGTCCAGCGATAGATGGTGGCAGAGTGGTATTCAACGTTGGCATGTATGTTTATTGTGTGAATGCGACGTCTGGAGAGCCCATATGGTCTCCATGCAACCTTCATGACAACCCTATCGTCGGCGGAGTTACAATTTATGGTGACAGGATCTATGTTGGCAATGACAGAAACATGCTTTACGTAGTCTACATGGCCACTGGTACATGGACGGCTGGGGATAGAATGGCTTTAGGAGGGGACTTCGCAGGTTATGCGGTCATATCCGAGGGGCTGTTATACGTTGCAATGGAGGACAACTTAACCATAATCTTTAACTTGGCAACCCCGCTCCCGCACACTGAAGTTAGGAGAATAACTATTCCAGATAAGACCCATGGCATTGCAGTCTCTGGGACACTGCTTGTAGTCCAGGGTAGAGACCGAGGATCATTATACGCGTATAACTCTTCAACTGGAGACCTATTGTGGAGCTTCACGGTAACACCCAGTGCAACATCATGGACATTCCCAATCATTTCCGGCAATGGACTCGTCTACTTTGCCGCTGTTGACGGATACATCTACGCGCTAGACGCGAGGAGCGGCAGGATGGTGTGGAGCTATCGGACCAATGCGACGGCCGGCACGCCACTTTGGGCGATTGGCGCAGTGGTGGATGACAGGTTTATCATTGGGCATGAGGACGGTGTAGTCTACTGCTTCGGAAAGAAGGCACCAGAGGAGGAACCTCCAGTACCAGGAGAAGAAGTCGTTTATGAGTGGCCCATGGGCATGGGAAACGTTTACAGGACAGGCTATACGGATGCGAAGGGACCCGTATCAAACAAGACCTTATGGACATTTAGGACTGGCGGGCCGATAAGATCTGGTGTTGCAGTAGCAGGTGGGATTGTATACGTTGGATCTGATGACAACTGCCTCTATGCAATTAACCTAACAACCGGAGAGCAGCTATGGAAATTTGAGACGGGGCATGATGTCCGGTCAGATCCGGCGGTTGCCGACGGCATGGTATACTTTGGCTCTAGGGACAGGACATTCTACTGTCTTAACGCAACAACTGGGGCGCTTATATGGAACTTCACGACTCCATTCGAATTATACGGCGGATCTGTAGTTGCAGGTGGCAGAGTAATCTTCGGAACAAGAGGGAATGGCACGGTATACTGCTTGGACAGCAAGACAGGTCGGCTTATCTGGTCCGCAGTTACTGGAAGGGACATTAGAGGGGGGCCAGCAATCTCCGAAGGGAAGGTGCTCATAGGCAATGATGATGATAGGGTCTATATGATCGATTTTGTCTCAGGCGTCATAGAGAGGAACGTGAGCATGGGTGCAGACATCTACCGCTACGTCGTAGTCTCAGGAGACCTTGTGTTAGTGGTTAACCAGGCAACGGATGGTAGGATTGGAATCTTCAGCCTGCCAACATTAGCATCAGTCAGGAATATTACAGGGGTATTTAAGGTCCGCGGGGGATTAGCGGTCGCTGGAGGTGTCGCTTATCTCGCAGGGAGGGAGGACGGGGTTGTACAAGCATTTAACATTACTACTGGAGAGCAGATATGGAACTTCACAACAGGGGTTACTGGTTCATGGTATTCGCTGCCCGTTGTCTCTGGTAACGGTTTAGTCTACTTCGCAGCTATGAATGGACAGGTTTACGCGCTAGATGCTAAGACTGGTAAGATAGTATGGAGCTACCTGACTGAAAAGACGAATATTACTGAGTGCTGGGCTCACGGCGCAATAGTCAATAATAGACTGATCATTGGGCATGAGGACGGTGTAGTCTACTGCTTCGGAGAGATCTTAGTCACCTTGAGGGTTACCCTGCAGTGGACGAACTCTACTGCCATATCGGGCGCAGAGGTAACAATTGCTGGGCAGACCAAGCAGACCAATGCCTCGGGAGTAGCCGTTTTCAACTTCACAAGCGGCGTCTACAAATTGACTGTTAAATACATGGGAGTCACAATGGAGGAAATAGCAAACCTCACCATGTATTACGACCGAGCATTAATGTTTAGAGAGGAGGCTGGACCATACGAGAGGATAATACTGCTCAATTCACAGATTTCAAGCCTGCAAAGCCAAATTTCAAGCCTCAACAGTCAAATCGGTAGTCTCCAAGGTCAAGTGAGCAGCCTGCAAGGACAAGTGTCAAGCTGGCAGACTCAGGCCTCCAACAACCTATACATGGGTCTTGGTGCGGGCGTAGTCGTCGGCCTAATTGTAGGGTTTGCCGTCGCTTTCATGCTACGCAGGAAAGGATAGATTCTTCATTCCCCTTTATTTTTTTAATATCTAGATCCTCACATGGAACTAGATTTTGTTTTTGACTGAGAAAGGCTTATTCTATACCGTCTCATTCGATTAGGGAGAGGGCGGTAGCGCTTAACATGGGTAAAGGGGATAAGATCAGAGTTCTTCCCTTGGCCTTTGAAAGCTTCGGTGTACGTTCTATGTGCACGTATGTCGAAACCGGGGACCTAAGAATTCTTTTGGATGCTGGTGTCGCCCTAGGCCCTAACCGTTTCGGCCTACCCCCGCATCCAAAAGAGTATGAGGCGCTTAGGGAGAGAAGAAACCTCATTCTAAAGTTTTCTGGAAGATCTGAGATAATTACGGTAAGCCATTATCATTTTGACCACCATACACCCTCGTACACGGATTGGGCAAACACTTGGTCAACAGGAAAGATTGCAGAAAAGATCTATGGGGGAAAAGTTATTTTTGCAAAAAGTTATAAGAGCAAGGTTAATGCAAGCCAGAGGCAACGCGGATGGAT from Candidatus Bathyarchaeota archaeon carries:
- a CDS encoding PQQ-binding-like beta-propeller repeat protein, with product MDKRAINNGAAALLMGILLASTIALLAKPSLGSQLILYPWPMGGRSISRTNYTPASGPVKNETAWTFQTGGPIRSGVAVVGGVVYVGSNDGCLYALNLTNGKMIWKFQTAGNVTAEPAVADGRVYFLSTETPPNLYCLEAATGKRLWNYSAIYGGAIYCGPAIDGGRVVFNVGMYVYCVNATSGEPIWSPCNLHDNPIVGGVTIYGDRIYVGNDRNMLYVVYMATGTWTAGDRMALGGDFAGYAVISEGLLYVAMEDNLTIIFNLATPLPHTEVRRITIPDKTHGIAVSGTLLVVQGRDRGSLYAYNSSTGDLLWSFTVTPSATSWTFPIISGNGLVYFAAVDGYIYALDARSGRMVWSYRTNATAGTPLWAIGAVVDDRFIIGHEDGVVYCFGKKAPEEEPPVPGEEVVYEWPMGMGNVYRTGYTDAKGPVSNKTLWTFRTGGPIRSGVAVAGGIVYVGSDDNCLYAINLTTGEQLWKFETGHDVRSDPAVADGMVYFGSRDRTFYCLNATTGALIWNFTTPFELYGGSVVAGGRVIFGTRGNGTVYCLDSKTGRLIWSAVTGRDIRGGPAISEGKVLIGNDDDRVYMIDFVSGVIERNVSMGADIYRYVVVSGDLVLVVNQATDGRIGIFSLPTLASVRNITGVFKVRGGLAVAGGVAYLAGREDGVVQAFNITTGEQIWNFTTGVTGSWYSLPVVSGNGLVYFAAMNGQVYALDAKTGKIVWSYLTEKTNITECWAHGAIVNNRLIIGHEDGVVYCFGEILVTLRVTLQWTNSTAISGAEVTIAGQTKQTNASGVAVFNFTSGVYKLTVKYMGVTMEEIANLTMYYDRALMFREEAGPYERIILLNSQISSLQSQISSLNSQIGSLQGQVSSLQGQVSSWQTQASNNLYMGLGAGVVVGLIVGFAVAFMLRRKG